The Desulforegulaceae bacterium genome window below encodes:
- a CDS encoding DNA alkylation repair protein: MSNFKKAQKEIRSLENKKMANHLKRFFKTQKGSYGEKDLFLGVKVPELRKIQKNFPLNLEETGLFLKSPFHEERYFALINLVNLYEKANKKEKSFIVNKIYLKNTEYINNWDLTDLSAPKITGNYFLKINYKNKDILKSMAFSNYLFDRRIAIVSTLYFIKHNYLDFPLEISKLLLKDEEDLINKAVGWILREVGKKDDRKLIEFLRNNYSNLKRVTLRYAIEKFKKNKRTDFLKGIF; this comes from the coding sequence ATGTCAAATTTTAAAAAAGCCCAAAAAGAAATAAGAAGCCTTGAAAACAAAAAAATGGCAAATCATTTAAAAAGGTTTTTCAAAACTCAAAAAGGAAGTTACGGTGAAAAGGATCTATTCCTTGGGGTAAAAGTTCCTGAGTTAAGAAAAATTCAAAAAAATTTTCCTTTAAACCTGGAAGAAACCGGGCTTTTTTTAAAATCCCCTTTTCATGAAGAACGATATTTTGCACTTATTAATCTTGTCAACCTGTATGAAAAAGCAAACAAAAAAGAAAAATCATTTATTGTTAATAAAATTTACCTTAAAAACACCGAATATATAAACAATTGGGATTTAACAGATTTATCAGCTCCAAAAATAACAGGAAATTATTTTTTAAAAATCAACTACAAAAACAAAGATATTCTAAAATCAATGGCTTTTTCCAATTATCTTTTTGACAGAAGAATTGCCATTGTTTCAACTCTTTACTTTATTAAGCACAATTATTTGGATTTTCCCCTTGAAATAAGCAAACTTCTCTTAAAAGATGAAGAAGACCTTATTAACAAAGCTGTTGGATGGATTTTAAGGGAAGTAGGAAAAAAAGACGATAGAAAACTTATAGAGTTTCTTAGAAACAATTATTCTAATCTTAAAAGAGTTACTTTAAGGTATGCCATTGAAAAATTTAAAAAAAATAAAAGGACCGATTTTCTTAAGGGTATTTTTTAA
- the dtd gene encoding D-aminoacyl-tRNA deacylase: MKAIIQRTNYSKVEVEDKIIGEIKKGLLVFLGVTHEDSEKEADYLADKIINLRIFSDNEDKMNLSLLDIKGEILVVSQFTLYADTKKGRRPSFVKAAKPEKAERLYNYFIEKLKGKGIKPQTGKFQETMNVSLLNNGPVTIIVDTDD; the protein is encoded by the coding sequence ATGAAAGCAATAATTCAAAGAACAAATTATTCAAAGGTTGAAGTTGAAGACAAAATAATAGGAGAAATAAAAAAAGGACTTCTTGTTTTTCTTGGAGTAACCCATGAAGACAGCGAAAAAGAAGCTGATTATCTTGCAGATAAAATTATTAATTTAAGAATATTTTCTGATAATGAAGATAAAATGAATTTAAGTCTTTTGGACATTAAAGGAGAAATTCTTGTTGTCTCCCAGTTTACTCTATATGCAGACACAAAAAAAGGACGAAGGCCTTCATTTGTAAAAGCCGCCAAACCTGAAAAAGCAGAAAGACTTTACAATTATTTTATAGAAAAACTCAAAGGAAAAGGAATTAAGCCCCAAACCGGTAAATTCCAGGAAACAATGAATGTTTCTCTTTTAAACAACGGACCTGTAACCATAATTGTTGATACTGATGATTAA
- a CDS encoding D-alanyl-D-alanine carboxypeptidase, with the protein MIKKILTILIILCFPANLYCAQRSIVLFDPEKNKALYFENIEKELIPASTIKVLTALISIEKLGLDYRFSTKAYIDEKNNLYIKGFGDPLFISEQIKKFSKKISKKSHSKEFNDLIIDQSFFSQLSINFKGTKTFSKNTYDSPNNALAANFNSVCFKKKDNIFISCEKETPLLKEVLFLIEKTGLNKGRIPLSAINNANLLYPAQLIKYFLENEGISFNGKIRLINSKDKNDLKEIVDFKSDFTLKDIIEKMLFYSNNFIANQLFMCIGADKNGADIEKSVNYYKNYLDQNQITANIIEGSGISRENKISAKNMVTILNQFKPYYLLMKKDGNGNFYKTGTLTGVKNICGYYLDNENKIFIYSIFLNESDKNPFNEFSFLKDKIKNDF; encoded by the coding sequence ATGATTAAAAAAATTTTAACAATTCTAATTATCCTTTGTTTTCCTGCCAATTTATATTGTGCACAAAGATCTATTGTTTTATTTGATCCTGAAAAAAACAAAGCCCTTTATTTTGAAAACATTGAAAAAGAACTTATTCCAGCTTCTACAATCAAGGTGCTTACAGCCCTTATTTCCATTGAAAAACTTGGGCTGGATTATAGATTTTCGACAAAAGCCTATATAGATGAAAAAAACAATCTTTATATAAAAGGATTTGGAGATCCCCTTTTTATTTCTGAGCAAATTAAAAAGTTTTCCAAAAAAATTTCCAAAAAATCCCATTCAAAAGAATTTAATGATCTTATAATAGATCAAAGTTTTTTTTCTCAATTATCAATCAATTTTAAAGGAACAAAAACATTTTCTAAAAATACATACGATTCTCCAAACAATGCTCTTGCTGCAAACTTTAATTCTGTTTGTTTTAAAAAAAAAGATAATATCTTTATTTCATGCGAAAAAGAAACTCCACTTTTAAAAGAAGTATTGTTTCTTATTGAAAAAACAGGCCTTAACAAAGGAAGAATCCCCTTATCCGCTATTAATAATGCAAACCTTTTATATCCAGCTCAGCTGATCAAATACTTTCTTGAAAATGAAGGTATAAGTTTTAATGGAAAAATAAGACTGATAAATAGTAAGGACAAAAATGATTTAAAAGAAATAGTTGATTTCAAATCAGACTTTACCTTAAAAGATATAATTGAAAAAATGCTCTTTTATTCCAACAATTTTATTGCCAACCAGCTTTTCATGTGCATAGGCGCTGATAAAAACGGAGCTGACATTGAAAAATCAGTTAATTATTATAAAAATTATTTAGACCAAAATCAAATTACAGCAAATATTATCGAAGGAAGCGGGATTTCCCGGGAAAATAAAATTTCAGCCAAAAACATGGTCACAATTTTAAACCAATTCAAACCTTATTATTTATTGATGAAAAAAGACGGAAACGGAAATTTTTATAAAACAGGAACTCTTACAGGAGTAAAAAACATCTGCGGCTATTACCTTGACAATGAAAATAAAATTTTTATTTATTCAATTTTTCTAAATGAATCTGACAAAAATCCTTTTAATGAGTTTTCTTTTTTAAAAGACAAAATTAAAAATGACTTCTAA
- the mgtE gene encoding magnesium transporter encodes MNQNKDLILDEKTLLALIKEKKSREIEFFFDNLSSFETGRFFSRLDSEEKQVVLKTLSFEKAANLIELIPETVAAEILEEMDPKDAAPIVSLIESNQRADIVSEIDHSAANSIIHEMDPEEANDLKFLSGYSPFVAGGLMITEYLWHYESEKVSDIINDLRTNQKIYSDFDVQYVYVVNSDKILTGVLRLRDLLVSPGIKTAKDIMINNPVKIDHNTPLAELDDFFEKTGFIGAPVVDSKGKLIGVIKESDVDEALIDKNDETYLKTHGIIGGEELRSMPLFKRTTRRFSWLLVNIFFNIIAAGVITAYEDTLAQVIALAVFLPIISDMSGNTGTQALAVSLRELDLGLIKPREIFRVWRQEVLLGVINGAALGVVLGGAAYLWKQNLYLGLVIASAMSLNSIIAVSLGGTIPLFFKLIKVDPALASGPVLTTITDMCGFFLVLSFATAMLSYLT; translated from the coding sequence ATGAATCAAAATAAAGATTTAATCCTTGATGAAAAAACACTTTTAGCTCTTATTAAAGAAAAAAAATCTAGAGAAATAGAGTTTTTTTTCGATAATCTATCATCCTTTGAAACCGGAAGATTTTTTTCAAGACTTGATTCAGAAGAAAAGCAAGTTGTTTTAAAAACTCTTTCATTTGAAAAAGCTGCTAACCTTATAGAATTGATTCCTGAAACTGTTGCGGCTGAAATTCTTGAAGAGATGGACCCAAAGGATGCTGCACCAATAGTAAGCCTAATTGAAAGCAATCAAAGAGCCGATATAGTTTCAGAAATTGATCATAGTGCTGCAAATTCAATCATTCATGAAATGGATCCTGAAGAAGCAAACGATCTTAAGTTTCTTTCAGGATACTCTCCGTTCGTTGCCGGCGGTCTTATGATCACCGAATATCTCTGGCATTATGAGTCTGAAAAAGTATCTGATATTATAAATGATTTAAGAACAAATCAAAAAATATACTCTGATTTTGATGTTCAGTATGTGTATGTTGTAAATAGTGACAAAATTCTTACAGGTGTTTTAAGATTAAGAGATCTTCTTGTATCTCCGGGAATAAAAACCGCAAAAGATATAATGATAAACAACCCAGTTAAAATTGACCACAACACTCCTCTTGCCGAGCTTGATGATTTTTTTGAAAAAACAGGCTTTATAGGTGCTCCTGTAGTTGATTCTAAAGGAAAACTTATTGGAGTCATAAAAGAATCGGATGTTGATGAAGCTCTCATTGATAAAAACGATGAAACCTATCTTAAAACACATGGTATCATAGGCGGTGAAGAACTACGTTCCATGCCTTTATTTAAAAGAACCACAAGAAGATTTTCATGGCTTTTGGTTAATATTTTTTTCAATATCATTGCTGCCGGAGTAATTACTGCATACGAAGACACCTTAGCCCAGGTAATAGCTCTTGCAGTTTTTCTTCCAATTATTTCAGATATGAGTGGAAATACAGGCACTCAGGCTCTTGCAGTATCGCTTAGAGAACTGGATCTTGGTCTTATTAAGCCCAGGGAAATCTTTAGAGTCTGGCGTCAGGAAGTATTGCTTGGTGTTATTAACGGAGCTGCTCTTGGAGTTGTTCTTGGAGGAGCCGCCTATCTTTGGAAACAAAATCTATACCTTGGTCTTGTAATTGCCTCGGCAATGTCTTTAAACTCTATTATTGCTGTTTCACTTGGAGGAACAATCCCTCTTTTTTTTAAACTTATCAAGGTTGATCCAGCCCTTGCATCCGGGCCGGTTCTTACAACAATAACCGATATGTGCGGTTTTTTTCTTGTTTTAAGTTTTGCTACTGCAATGCTTTCATATCTTACCTGA
- the folE2 gene encoding GTP cyclohydrolase FolE2, which translates to MKDVQKEKDYRNIPIDKVGIKNLRYPVTVQDKENKYQQTVANINMYVDLPHHTKGTHMSRFVEMLNMFRQELSYEAFSEILGKMKSSLNAKSSHIEIEFPYFVKKNAPVTGVSGLMDYSCKITGQSDVNGKIDIVSQVEVPISSLCPCSKEISDGGAHNQRGIITIGVRFKKFIWMEDLIKICEDSSSCELYSVLKRVDEKEVTERAYKNPKFVEDIARDVALKLYEDKNILWFEVSVENFESIHNHSAYAYISSSGIDAQRQKS; encoded by the coding sequence ATGAAGGATGTGCAAAAAGAAAAAGACTATAGAAATATTCCCATAGATAAAGTGGGAATAAAAAATCTTAGATATCCTGTCACAGTTCAGGATAAAGAAAACAAATATCAGCAAACAGTTGCAAACATAAATATGTATGTGGATTTACCCCATCATACAAAGGGAACCCATATGAGCAGGTTTGTGGAAATGCTCAATATGTTCAGACAGGAATTGTCCTATGAGGCGTTTTCTGAAATACTTGGAAAGATGAAGTCTTCACTTAATGCAAAGTCTTCTCATATTGAAATAGAATTCCCTTATTTTGTTAAGAAAAATGCTCCTGTTACAGGAGTTTCCGGCTTAATGGACTATTCTTGTAAAATCACAGGTCAAAGCGATGTTAATGGCAAAATAGATATTGTTTCTCAGGTTGAGGTTCCTATATCCTCCCTTTGTCCCTGCTCAAAAGAAATCAGTGATGGGGGAGCACACAATCAAAGAGGAATTATAACTATTGGTGTTCGTTTTAAAAAATTCATCTGGATGGAAGATTTAATTAAAATTTGTGAAGATTCAAGTTCATGTGAACTTTATTCTGTTTTAAAAAGAGTCGATGAAAAAGAAGTAACAGAACGGGCATATAAAAACCCTAAGTTTGTTGAAGATATTGCAAGGGATGTAGCCTTAAAACTTTATGAAGATAAAAATATTTTGTGGTTTGAAGTAAGTGTAGAAAATTTTGAATCAATTCATAATCACAGTGCCTATGCATATATATCAAGTTCAGGCATTGATGCTCAAAGACAAAAATCCTGA
- a CDS encoding ATP-binding protein, translating into MAVLNKKYFLDRNKKYFRLNKLIGKACIKFNLLNDKDKVLLAVSGGKDSMTLLACLNDRKDWIPVDFEIVPVHIDPGFDDGSAEEVKNFLNENDISIHLEYTDFGVMAHGLDNINKSPCFLCSWNRRKRLFELAAEFGCNKIAFGHTKDDLIATLFLNMCYKGSLGTMVPNQEMFKGKFRVIRPLCLVDENLVSSFIKSSGIPVFENKCPSAGVSKRDEMKVFLKTLYGKNERVKENIFRSMSHVSPDYLL; encoded by the coding sequence ATGGCGGTTCTGAATAAAAAATATTTTTTAGACAGAAATAAAAAATATTTTCGTTTGAACAAGCTTATTGGTAAAGCCTGTATCAAATTTAATCTTTTAAATGACAAAGATAAAGTTCTTCTTGCTGTTTCAGGGGGCAAAGACTCAATGACTCTTTTAGCCTGCTTGAACGACAGAAAAGACTGGATCCCTGTTGATTTTGAAATAGTTCCTGTACATATTGATCCAGGTTTTGATGATGGATCTGCTGAGGAAGTTAAAAATTTTTTAAATGAAAATGATATCAGTATTCATCTTGAATATACAGATTTTGGTGTAATGGCCCATGGGCTTGATAATATAAATAAAAGTCCTTGTTTTTTGTGTTCATGGAATAGAAGAAAAAGGCTTTTTGAGCTTGCCGCTGAATTTGGATGCAATAAAATTGCATTTGGCCATACAAAAGACGATCTTATAGCCACTCTTTTTTTAAATATGTGCTACAAAGGAAGTCTTGGAACTATGGTTCCAAACCAGGAGATGTTCAAGGGGAAGTTTAGGGTTATAAGACCTCTTTGTCTTGTCGATGAAAATCTTGTTTCAAGTTTTATAAAAAGTTCTGGTATCCCTGTTTTTGAAAACAAATGTCCTTCGGCAGGAGTTTCTAAAAGGGATGAAATGAAAGTTTTTTTAAAAACTCTTTATGGAAAGAATGAGCGTGTAAAGGAAAATATATTCAGGTCAATGTCTCATGTTTCACCTGATTATCTTTTATAG
- the rpoZ gene encoding DNA-directed RNA polymerase subunit omega, protein MARITVEDCLVKVKNRFELVHLAAARVRQLREGSEYLVQRAKNEDVVMALREIAAGKVVRDSDGGSE, encoded by the coding sequence ATGGCAAGAATTACAGTTGAAGACTGTTTGGTAAAGGTAAAAAACCGCTTTGAACTTGTTCATTTGGCTGCTGCAAGGGTCAGGCAGTTAAGAGAAGGCTCTGAGTATCTTGTTCAAAGAGCTAAGAATGAGGATGTTGTTATGGCTTTACGTGAGATAGCTGCAGGTAAAGTCGTCAGGGACTCTGATGGCGGTTCTGAATAA
- the greA gene encoding transcription elongation factor GreA, with product MERIPITKEGFEVLKNELQSLKTVERPKNIEAIETARAHGDLSENAEYDAAKERQSFIQGRINELEYKLANADVIDPSKLSKDKVVFGAIILLENIDTGEEVKYQLVGPDESDIDKGKISVTSPLGKGILGKVPGDEVTFQAPGGKRIYEIVEIL from the coding sequence GTGGAAAGAATTCCGATCACTAAAGAGGGTTTCGAGGTTTTAAAGAACGAGCTGCAAAGTCTTAAAACTGTTGAAAGACCTAAAAACATTGAAGCTATTGAAACTGCAAGAGCTCATGGTGATCTTTCGGAAAATGCGGAATATGATGCAGCAAAGGAAAGACAATCCTTTATTCAGGGCAGGATAAATGAACTTGAATATAAACTTGCAAATGCAGATGTTATTGATCCGTCCAAACTTTCTAAAGATAAAGTTGTTTTTGGAGCAATAATTCTTCTTGAAAATATTGACACAGGCGAAGAAGTCAAATATCAGCTTGTAGGGCCCGATGAATCCGATATAGATAAAGGTAAAATTTCAGTTACCTCTCCTCTTGGTAAAGGGATTTTAGGAAAAGTTCCAGGGGATGAAGTGACTTTTCAGGCTCCTGGTGGTAAAAGAATATACGAAATAGTTGAAATACTCTAA